From the genome of Sphingobacterium kitahiroshimense, one region includes:
- a CDS encoding NAD-dependent epimerase/dehydratase family protein: MILITGGTGFLGATLIKQLIDLGIDVIATKRSNSIIPEQLLSSSLIQWIDADICNYFDLEEAFQNITEVYHCAAVVSYQKQDAVNMKKVNVEGTAYVVNLCLAHQARLVHVSSVAALGSSKNQAPVSEKDYWEYESSLSNYAISKYESEMEVWRGIAEGLNAVIVNPSVIIGASSGAKGSGAIFSLINKGLKYYPTGTVGVVDVEDVASIMRNLMALKNISGERFIINNVNLSNKELLEKASALMGKAAPKIAIPPAVLMIAATLATAVASIKKEKSTLTKDSARASSEKLAYTDAKLQQALAFEYKPLETTLKEIAVRYN; this comes from the coding sequence GTGATATTAATAACAGGAGGAACCGGATTTTTAGGGGCTACATTGATCAAGCAATTGATCGATTTAGGAATTGATGTGATAGCTACGAAACGCTCAAACTCGATAATTCCAGAACAGCTATTATCATCGTCTTTAATCCAATGGATTGACGCTGATATTTGTAACTACTTTGATCTTGAAGAAGCATTCCAAAATATCACTGAGGTGTACCACTGTGCCGCTGTCGTATCTTACCAAAAACAAGATGCGGTGAACATGAAAAAAGTAAATGTTGAAGGGACCGCTTATGTTGTCAACCTTTGTCTAGCACATCAGGCCAGACTTGTTCATGTCAGTTCTGTTGCTGCATTAGGATCCAGTAAAAATCAAGCTCCTGTTAGTGAAAAAGACTATTGGGAATATGAGTCTTCGTTATCCAACTACGCAATTTCAAAATATGAAAGTGAAATGGAAGTTTGGAGAGGTATTGCGGAAGGTTTAAATGCTGTTATCGTAAATCCATCTGTTATCATTGGAGCTTCCTCTGGTGCAAAAGGTTCCGGTGCAATATTTTCATTAATCAATAAAGGATTAAAATACTACCCAACAGGTACTGTTGGTGTGGTTGATGTTGAAGATGTGGCTTCCATTATGCGCAATCTAATGGCACTAAAAAATATTTCAGGAGAGCGTTTTATTATCAACAATGTGAACCTCAGCAATAAGGAACTACTGGAGAAGGCAAGTGCCTTGATGGGTAAAGCAGCTCCTAAAATAGCAATCCCTCCTGCTGTACTGATGATCGCAGCTACGCTAGCGACTGCAGTTGCATCGATAAAAAAGGAAAAATCGACCCTTACAAAAGATAGCGCTAGGGCTTCTAGCGAGAAGCTAGCCTATACAGATGCAAAATTACAACAGGCATTAGCTTTTGAATATAAACCTTTAGAAACGACCTTAAAAGAGATAGCTGTACGCTATAACTGA
- a CDS encoding 5-formyltetrahydrofolate cyclo-ligase, producing MMTKNELRTYYRHLRSRLAPSEEIDLNLGLLENLKRLEWQNVKFCHVFLPILKFHEPNTLLLISYLQEKFPEIQIVISKSNLQSNVMSHYIYDDKLALAHNQWGILEPVEGVYVDEKSIDMVLVPLLISDKAGNRIGYGKGYYDRFLSLCRPDVKKVGLSFFEPIAIIEDIDPHDIPLDVCVTPKTIYYY from the coding sequence ATGATGACCAAAAATGAACTCAGGACATATTATCGGCATTTAAGATCGCGATTAGCTCCGTCTGAAGAGATTGATCTAAATTTGGGTCTGTTAGAAAATTTAAAGCGTTTGGAATGGCAAAACGTGAAATTTTGTCATGTCTTTTTGCCAATACTGAAATTTCATGAACCTAATACGCTGCTACTCATTTCATATTTGCAGGAAAAGTTTCCGGAGATTCAAATTGTTATCTCCAAATCGAATTTACAGTCTAATGTGATGAGTCATTATATTTATGATGATAAGTTGGCATTAGCTCATAATCAATGGGGCATACTCGAACCGGTAGAAGGAGTTTATGTTGACGAAAAGAGTATTGACATGGTGCTGGTTCCCTTATTAATTTCAGATAAGGCTGGGAATCGGATTGGATATGGAAAAGGTTATTACGATCGCTTTTTATCTTTATGCAGACCTGATGTTAAAAAGGTCGGTCTTTCATTTTTTGAACCTATAGCGATAATCGAGGATATCGATCCGCACGATATTCCTTTGGATGTCTGTGTGACACCAAAAACAATATATTATTATTAA
- the efp gene encoding elongation factor P has translation MAKASDVKSGNVLRFNGELVAVEEFIHRTPGNLRAFYQARMRNVKTGKLVEYRFRVDESVEIARVETNDYQYLYEEGDFFVVMDNTTYEQFNIPKFLFGTSARFLKEGMNVIVAFESDEAIMAHAPKSVELEITYTEPAVKGDTSTNALKNATVETGVEIKVPLFINQGDKVRIDTQTGDYIERVK, from the coding sequence ATGGCAAAAGCATCAGACGTTAAGTCAGGAAATGTTTTAAGATTCAACGGTGAGTTAGTCGCTGTTGAGGAATTTATACATCGTACACCAGGTAATTTACGTGCTTTCTATCAAGCGAGAATGCGTAATGTGAAAACTGGTAAATTAGTAGAATACCGTTTTCGAGTTGACGAAAGTGTTGAGATTGCTCGTGTTGAAACAAACGATTATCAATATTTATATGAGGAGGGAGACTTTTTCGTTGTAATGGACAATACCACTTACGAACAGTTTAATATCCCTAAGTTCTTGTTTGGAACTTCGGCACGATTCTTGAAAGAGGGTATGAACGTAATTGTAGCATTTGAAAGTGATGAAGCAATTATGGCGCATGCTCCTAAAAGTGTTGAATTAGAAATAACATACACAGAGCCTGCAGTAAAGGGAGATACTTCAACAAATGCATTAAAAAATGCAACAGTGGAAACTGGAGTTGAAATTAAAGTACCTCTTTTTATTAATCAAGGAGATAAAGTAAGAATTGATACGCAAACAGGTGATTACATCGAGCGTGTTAAATAA
- a CDS encoding HAD-IB family phosphatase → MKNYYIIDFDSTFTQVEALDELAKISLEHHPDREKIYLEIERYTNLAMEGKLSFREALAGRVQLLQANKSHLDKLITHLKKKVSTSFSRNREFFKKNSDTAWIVSGGFKEFITPVVIPYNIKKENIYANTFIFDEHDNIIGFDESNPLSDEGGKVKLLQELKIDGTIYGIGDGYSDFQLKESGLIEKFFAFTENISRKTVTEKADFITPSFDEFLYVNNLPRAISYPKNRILCLIVGEVPEIASHILKRDGFSVRTKDTFEEKYTKDVGMLLLGKDISVSEDQLSRADKLKTIGVLGDAKNHLNKDICNAKGIVVFDDKKDKKRNAEFIPRRMADFINNGDTYMSRNFPNLLLPKVKDVTRLLHIHKNVPGIMAQINLVYAQNDINIISQFLMTKADIGYAVTDIKGEYDRDLIKQLKKVQNTIKFRILY, encoded by the coding sequence GTGAAAAATTATTACATCATTGATTTTGACAGTACCTTTACGCAAGTAGAGGCTTTGGACGAATTAGCAAAAATTTCGCTAGAACATCATCCTGACAGGGAAAAGATATATCTTGAAATTGAACGCTACACCAATCTTGCAATGGAGGGTAAACTTTCATTTCGTGAAGCATTAGCTGGTCGTGTCCAATTACTACAAGCAAATAAAAGTCATCTCGACAAACTTATTACACACCTGAAAAAGAAAGTCTCTACTTCATTCTCAAGAAATAGAGAGTTTTTTAAAAAAAATTCGGACACCGCTTGGATTGTATCTGGAGGATTTAAAGAGTTCATTACGCCAGTTGTTATTCCTTATAATATCAAAAAGGAAAATATCTACGCGAACACCTTTATATTTGATGAGCATGATAATATCATCGGATTTGACGAATCAAATCCTTTATCGGATGAAGGCGGTAAAGTAAAATTACTACAGGAATTAAAAATAGATGGTACTATTTACGGCATCGGTGATGGGTATTCTGATTTTCAATTAAAAGAATCCGGGCTTATTGAGAAATTCTTTGCATTTACTGAAAATATTTCCAGAAAAACTGTCACTGAAAAAGCGGATTTTATTACACCTAGTTTTGATGAATTTCTATATGTCAATAATTTACCCCGCGCTATTTCCTACCCTAAAAATCGGATTCTTTGTCTGATCGTCGGAGAGGTTCCTGAAATTGCTTCTCATATATTAAAAAGAGATGGATTTTCTGTGCGCACAAAAGACACTTTTGAAGAAAAGTATACAAAAGACGTCGGCATGCTTTTACTTGGAAAAGATATCTCTGTTTCTGAAGATCAATTATCCCGTGCCGATAAGCTCAAAACGATTGGCGTTTTAGGTGATGCAAAAAATCATCTTAACAAAGATATTTGCAATGCAAAAGGCATTGTTGTTTTTGATGACAAAAAAGACAAAAAGAGAAACGCCGAATTTATTCCGAGAAGAATGGCCGACTTCATTAATAATGGAGATACCTACATGAGTCGCAATTTTCCAAATCTATTGCTTCCTAAAGTAAAAGATGTTACACGTTTACTTCATATCCATAAAAATGTACCTGGTATCATGGCGCAGATTAATCTTGTCTATGCTCAAAATGATATCAATATCATATCTCAATTTCTGATGACTAAGGCTGATATAGGCTATGCTGTCACGGATATCAAAGGTGAATATGACCGGGATTTAATCAAACAACTTAAAAAAGTTCAGAATACCATAAAATTTCGAATTTTATATTAA
- a CDS encoding ATP-binding cassette domain-containing protein, with protein sequence MKIILTDVGRRYNREWIFKHITYEFESGKSYAILGPNGSGKSTLLKVLSGSLAPSAGSIYYEMNDKAVDVESVFQYLSLATPYVELIEEFTLREQIQFHFKFKNYLSGYSEPEVVHLLGLENAIDKELKFFSSGMKQRVKLALACCSDSAFVLLDEPTSNLDTAGEGWYLELVDKTKRADRLFIICSNQEKEYNFCDQTLSISDYKS encoded by the coding sequence TTGAAAATTATTTTAACAGATGTAGGTCGGCGTTATAATCGGGAATGGATTTTTAAACATATTACATATGAGTTTGAATCCGGAAAGTCATACGCCATACTTGGACCTAATGGTTCAGGAAAGTCCACTTTGTTAAAAGTGCTTTCGGGAAGTTTAGCGCCTTCCGCTGGAAGTATTTATTATGAAATGAATGATAAAGCAGTGGATGTTGAGTCGGTTTTTCAATATCTTTCGCTCGCTACGCCCTATGTAGAATTAATAGAAGAATTTACGTTACGAGAGCAAATACAATTTCATTTTAAATTTAAGAATTATCTAAGCGGATATAGTGAACCTGAGGTTGTACACTTATTAGGCCTGGAAAATGCAATAGACAAAGAACTGAAATTTTTTTCCTCAGGAATGAAGCAACGTGTCAAATTGGCTTTAGCTTGTTGCAGTGATTCTGCTTTCGTGTTATTGGATGAACCAACTAGTAATTTGGATACCGCAGGTGAAGGATGGTACTTAGAATTGGTTGATAAAACAAAGCGTGCAGATCGATTGTTTATCATTTGTTCAAACCAAGAGAAGGAATATAATTTTTGTGACCAGACCCTGTCTATTTCAGATTATAAAAGTTGA